TTTCGCAGGCAAGCCTTGGTTTGTTGTTTATCACCATGGCGCAGGAGCCACATATACCCATCCTGCAGCTGTATCTTATGCTCAGTGTGTTATCCTGCCAGGCTTTTATGGTAAGAAGTGCATCAAGCACAGTGGTGAACCTGTCAGCCTTAACCCTGAACTCCTGAACTTCGAATTCATTCGAAGAAGCAGATGACCTCTTTACAGCTATAGTGAATTCCCTGATCTCCTTTGACGCAGCCTTCTGCTCTGTCAACTGCTGAGCCGTCAATTTTCTGCCTTCACTTCCCCGTGGCCAGAATGCAGGTATATTGCCCTTATGGCAACTGCACCATAGATTATTGAACCGAGAGCTATGAGAAAGTTGATTATGTATCTAACTGTTTGGGCTGCGGAAAAAGGAGCCAAGACCGAAGATATTATCAGCAGCACAGGTAGGCCTATCATCGTTATGTAGCCGAAAAGCATTATGTATGCAGCCTTCAACTCCACCACCCCAGAATTGCTACCAAAGCTACAACCCAGAGCAAACCTACTATGTAGGGGATTGCTTGGTAAAGGTTCACCATGCTATCACCATATCTCTTCCTTATGAGTGAAACATATTCGTCGTTCAACCTACCAAACACCATGCCTCTTGACCAGCTCATCGATAGCCCTTTCACAGTTTCGATAAACTGTGGTGTGATGAGAAGCCAGAACAGCACTGTGGCTACCCTTGAAGCAAGTAAAATGCTGGAGTTCTGATGCACCAGCAAGGAATAGAAGAGAAAGATGCCGTAGATTATCGAATAGAACGCAAGCACCCTGTTGAAAAGCATATGTATGAACGATGCTCTGTAGAATCGAATCAGCCTTGCAATCCTTCTCTGTCCGTCTCTCATATCCTTCAACTTCTTCTGCTGACTCATCAGTAGACCCTCTCCATTGGCTGCCACTTGGTTATTTTAACGGGTGAATAAGCTATTCTGGGCAAAGTATCTGTCCTGAATGCAAGGGTATGCTTGAGGAAGTTTGCATCATCCCTCTTAGGGTACTCCTCCATCGCATGGGAGCCTCTGCTCTCTCTCCTTGATATCGCACCTTCAACAACTACCTGAGCAAGTTCTATCATGTTTCCTATCTCTATGGCATCCCTCAGGTTGCTGTTGAAGACTCTGCCTTTATCCTTGACATATATATCCTGATACCTCTTCCTGAGCTCCAGAAGCTTATTTCTGGCAACCTCAAGCCCTGCAACTGTCCTGTATACATACACATAATTGTCCATGGTCTCCCATAGCTCCTTTCTCAGCTGGTATGGATTTTCTGAACCAGAAGCTGTTTCGTATCTCTCCAGCTCCCTGCTTGCTGCTCCTATCAGGTCCTGAACCAGCTTTGTCTGCTGCGGGTCTGCGTTTTTCAGCGCATAACTTGCAGCTTCCTCGCCTGTCACCCTCCCCCAGATCACGCACTGGCTCAGGGAATTGCTTCCAAGTCTGTTTGCTCCGTGCACACTGACACATCCGCATTCACCAGCTGCCCAGAGCCCCTTTACAGGTGTACCTTTTTCATCGAGCAGAACTTGACCGTATATGTTAGAATGTATGCCTCCCATCGTGTGGTGTGCAGCAGGCCTTACAGGTATAGGCTCATCTGCAGGGTTTGTGCCAAGAGTCTTCATCACAAGCTCCTTGATCATTGGCAACCTTTCGTTTATCTTATCCTCACCCAGATGCCTGAGGTCAAGCAGGACATGTTTTAGACCACTCGCTTCATGGGTCAGGCCTCTACCCTGCCTTATCTCTGTTATCATAGCTCTTGAAACTATATCCCTCGGTGCAAGCTCCATCAGTTTCTTTGCATAGTTCTCCATGAACCTCTTTCCTTCAGAGTTCAGCAGGTAGCCGCCTTCACCCCTTGCAGCCTCTGTAATCAGAACCCCGCTCGGCACCAGCCCTGTAGGGTGGAACTGTGTAAATTCCATGTC
This Conexivisphaerales archaeon DNA region includes the following protein-coding sequences:
- a CDS encoding succinate dehydrogenase/fumarate reductase flavoprotein subunit; translated protein: MQVLEFDVVIVGSGLAGMRAALQAARISNGSLKIALVSKLHAMRSHSVSAEGGISGVLYPGENGDSIELHGFDTAKGSDYLGDQDAIEFLVNEAPKEIRFFDHLGVPWNRNDEGKIILRAFGGMSVPRTAFAADKTGFFMLSALYDNLLSFRDVEIFHEHYVTKLLLADGEFKGFYSFDLATGEHKVFLAKAGIIATGGASRFFGFTTTAYSSTGDGIAIAYKAGIPTKDMEFTQFHPTGLVPSGVLITEAARGEGGYLLNSEGKRFMENYAKKLMELAPRDIVSRAMITEIRQGRGLTHEASGLKHVLLDLRHLGEDKINERLPMIKELVMKTLGTNPADEPIPVRPAAHHTMGGIHSNIYGQVLLDEKGTPVKGLWAAGECGCVSVHGANRLGSNSLSQCVIWGRVTGEEAASYALKNADPQQTKLVQDLIGAASRELERYETASGSENPYQLRKELWETMDNYVYVYRTVAGLEVARNKLLELRKRYQDIYVKDKGRVFNSNLRDAIEIGNMIELAQVVVEGAISRRESRGSHAMEEYPKRDDANFLKHTLAFRTDTLPRIAYSPVKITKWQPMERVY